A single Musa acuminata AAA Group cultivar baxijiao chromosome BXJ2-1, Cavendish_Baxijiao_AAA, whole genome shotgun sequence DNA region contains:
- the LOC135598394 gene encoding heavy metal-associated isoprenylated plant protein 22-like isoform X4 — protein MDCDGCERRVKHAVSSIRGVTNVNVNRKQSRVTVTGHIEAKEVVRKIKSTGKRAEAWPYVPYSLVAYPYVAGAYDKKAPAGFVRNVAQAVASPSAPEEKISSLFSEENPNACTVM, from the exons ATGGACTGTGATGGCTGTGAAAGGAGAGTAAAGCACGCTGTGAGCTCAATCAGAG GTGTGACGAACGTGAACGTGAACCGAAAGCAGAGCAGGGTGACGGTCACCGGCCACATCGAGGCAAAGGAAGTGGTGAGGAAGATAAAGAGCACCGGAAAGAGGGCGGAGGCTTGGCCTTACGTCCCCTACAGCTTGGTTGCGTATCCTTACGTCGCCGGCGCCTACGACAAGAAGGCCCCAGCAGGCTTCGTTCGGAACGTGGCGCAGGCGGTGGCGAGCCCCAGTGCGCCGGAGGAGAAGATCTCGTCGCTCTTCAGCGAAGAGAACCCGAACGCATGCACTGTGATGTGA
- the LOC135598394 gene encoding heavy metal-associated isoprenylated plant protein 20-like isoform X2, which yields MGAFDHLSDFCSVTETRRALQIRKRKPLQTVDLKVKMDCDGCERRVKHAVSSIRGVTNVNVNRKQSRVTVTGHIEAKEVVRKIKSTGKRAEAWPYVPYSLVAYPYVAGAYDKKAPAGFVRNVAQAVASPSAPEEKISSLFSEENPNACTVM from the exons aTGGGTGCGTTTGATCACCTCTCGGATTTTTGCAGTGTCACAGAGACAAGGAGAGCATTGCAAATAAGGAAAAGGAAGCCGCTACAG ACTGTCGATCTGAAGGTGAAGATGGACTGTGATGGCTGTGAAAGGAGAGTAAAGCACGCTGTGAGCTCAATCAGAG GTGTGACGAACGTGAACGTGAACCGAAAGCAGAGCAGGGTGACGGTCACCGGCCACATCGAGGCAAAGGAAGTGGTGAGGAAGATAAAGAGCACCGGAAAGAGGGCGGAGGCTTGGCCTTACGTCCCCTACAGCTTGGTTGCGTATCCTTACGTCGCCGGCGCCTACGACAAGAAGGCCCCAGCAGGCTTCGTTCGGAACGTGGCGCAGGCGGTGGCGAGCCCCAGTGCGCCGGAGGAGAAGATCTCGTCGCTCTTCAGCGAAGAGAACCCGAACGCATGCACTGTGATGTGA
- the LOC135598394 gene encoding heavy metal-associated isoprenylated plant protein 22-like isoform X3, producing the protein MDCDGCERRVKHAVSSIRACTEESELHSIGCIWIAVSGRSTDIHHRNWWSGVTNVNVNRKQSRVTVTGHIEAKEVVRKIKSTGKRAEAWPYVPYSLVAYPYVAGAYDKKAPAGFVRNVAQAVASPSAPEEKISSLFSEENPNACTVM; encoded by the exons ATGGACTGTGATGGCTGTGAAAGGAGAGTAAAGCACGCTGTGAGCTCAATCAGAG CTTGCACAGAAGAGAGTGAACTCCATTCAATCGGATGTATATGGATCGCTGTTTCTGGTAGGAGCACTGACATACATCATCGAAACTGGTGGTCAGGTGTGACGAACGTGAACGTGAACCGAAAGCAGAGCAGGGTGACGGTCACCGGCCACATCGAGGCAAAGGAAGTGGTGAGGAAGATAAAGAGCACCGGAAAGAGGGCGGAGGCTTGGCCTTACGTCCCCTACAGCTTGGTTGCGTATCCTTACGTCGCCGGCGCCTACGACAAGAAGGCCCCAGCAGGCTTCGTTCGGAACGTGGCGCAGGCGGTGGCGAGCCCCAGTGCGCCGGAGGAGAAGATCTCGTCGCTCTTCAGCGAAGAGAACCCGAACGCATGCACTGTGATGTGA
- the LOC135598394 gene encoding heavy metal-associated isoprenylated plant protein 20-like isoform X1 has product MGAFDHLSDFCSVTETRRALQIRKRKPLQTVDLKVKMDCDGCERRVKHAVSSIRACTEESELHSIGCIWIAVSGRSTDIHHRNWWSGVTNVNVNRKQSRVTVTGHIEAKEVVRKIKSTGKRAEAWPYVPYSLVAYPYVAGAYDKKAPAGFVRNVAQAVASPSAPEEKISSLFSEENPNACTVM; this is encoded by the exons aTGGGTGCGTTTGATCACCTCTCGGATTTTTGCAGTGTCACAGAGACAAGGAGAGCATTGCAAATAAGGAAAAGGAAGCCGCTACAG ACTGTCGATCTGAAGGTGAAGATGGACTGTGATGGCTGTGAAAGGAGAGTAAAGCACGCTGTGAGCTCAATCAGAG CTTGCACAGAAGAGAGTGAACTCCATTCAATCGGATGTATATGGATCGCTGTTTCTGGTAGGAGCACTGACATACATCATCGAAACTGGTGGTCAGGTGTGACGAACGTGAACGTGAACCGAAAGCAGAGCAGGGTGACGGTCACCGGCCACATCGAGGCAAAGGAAGTGGTGAGGAAGATAAAGAGCACCGGAAAGAGGGCGGAGGCTTGGCCTTACGTCCCCTACAGCTTGGTTGCGTATCCTTACGTCGCCGGCGCCTACGACAAGAAGGCCCCAGCAGGCTTCGTTCGGAACGTGGCGCAGGCGGTGGCGAGCCCCAGTGCGCCGGAGGAGAAGATCTCGTCGCTCTTCAGCGAAGAGAACCCGAACGCATGCACTGTGATGTGA